One Papaver somniferum cultivar HN1 chromosome 10, ASM357369v1, whole genome shotgun sequence genomic window carries:
- the LOC113316879 gene encoding uncharacterized protein LOC113316879 has product MDCNNHPWIWNTNKLRLLFEERTVADIQDIPINSERDDQLVWHLEKNEKFSTKSLYNKLIRTNQLTDRDQARFWKKLWGLNIQPRLKTFLWKCVHTILPLNGRIAQILPDVNKIFPNCGKQEETLTHIFMHCEFTISVLLYIGLDTLMVRNNHLEFHTWLVDWFHRKDMYEYQVHDWPEIMTTFLWGIWKSRCDWVFKNKKLSVTRTRQEIISMISSKRNMLNNKEGKDKIDIVKSSNNVTEVSLERGVSKQ; this is encoded by the exons ATGGACTGTAATAATCATCCTTGGATCTGGAACACCAACAAACTAAGATTGTTATTTGAGGAAAGAACGGTTGCAGACATACAAGACATCCCAATCAACAGCGAAAGAGATGATCAGCTTGTCTGGCATCTAGAAAAGAATGAGAAATTTTCAACAAAATCTCTATACAACAAACTCATAAGAACAAACCAACTAACTGATAGAGATCAAGCAAGGTTTTGGAAGAAGTTATGGGGTCTGAACATCCAGCCAAGACTCAAAACTTTCCTTTGGAAGTGTGTGCATACGATTCTCCCTTTGAATGGTAGAATTGCACAGATCCTCCCTGATGTGAATAAAATTTTCCCCAACTGTGGGAAGCAGGAAGAAACACTCACCCATATCTTTATGCATTGTGAATTTACAATATCTGTCTTGCTTTACATAGGTCTGGACACTTTGATGGTTAGGAATAATCATCTAGAGTTTCATACTTGGTTAGTAGATTGGTTCCATAGAAAAGACATGTATGAATATCAGGTGCATGATTGGCCAGAGATAATGACAACTTTCTTATGGGGTATATGGAAATCTAGATGTGATTGGGTTTTCAAAAACAAGAAGCTCTCTGTCACTAGGACTAGGCAGGAAATTATCTCAATGATAAGTTCCAAAAGAAACATGTTAAACAACAAAGAAGGAAAAGATAAGATTGATATAGTTAAGTCAAGTAATAATGTAACA GAGGTCTCCTTGGAGCGAGGAGTTTCCAAGCAATAG